In the genome of Dethiobacter alkaliphilus AHT 1, the window TGGCCTATCCTCTCAGTTTGCTCCGGCAGACCAAAGTCCTCCACGATGATGTAAACGGTGAGGCGTGTGTTGCTTTCTATGCTGAGAAATCCCACACCGCTACCTTCTTTAGCGCCACGGTGGCTGAGTACACGCTGACCTTTTATGAGCGCAGCGGCATGTTCTACGATTATCAGACCGGCAGCTGTTGGTCACCGCTGACCGGTGGTGTGTTGCATGGACCGCTTGTGGGTAAACAACTGCAACCGATTTCTGTGGCTACTTCGTTTTGGTTTGCCTGGGCCGACCATTTTCCTGAGACAAAAGTATACTCGTTACCTGCAATTAATTAAGAGCCGGGTTTGCCCGGCTCTTACATTTTTCTGACGCTTTTTTAATTTTGCAGGAAAACTCAGGTAGCGGAAAGAAAGTTCTAGCAAACTCCTAATGCGAAGGGGAGCTTATGACAAAACATAGATGGTTGAAACTTTTATGTCTGGCAGAAGTGGGTACCATGCTGGTATTGTTGAATTATTCTGCGGTGCTGCCTGTCATTCAGGCGGAGTGGGGCCTTTCCAATACCCAGGCCGGATTGATTTACAGCGCCTACCAGATTGGCTATATTCTTTTGGTAGTGGTTCTTTCCACGCTGACTGATTACATGGACGCCAAAAAATATATGTGTACTCCGCTTTGTGGGCCGGAGTGGCAGGCATTATATTTGCGTTGTTTGCCAACGGTTTTTATTCTGCTCTTATATTGCGCTGCCTGACCGGCTTTGGCCTGGCAGGCACATATATGCCGGGGCTAAAAATGGTGACGGCCAAATTTTCTGAAGCAGAGAGAGGCAGGGCGGTGGGGTTGTATGTGGGAGCATTTTCCTTTGGCACCGCCTTGTCCATGTTTTTAACCGGAGCACTGACCGGAGCCTTTCACTGGCGCGCAGCAATGTTTATCACCTCCTTGGGGCCCTTGTTCGGCGCACTGCTGGCCTGGCGCATATTGGAGCCGGTAATTCCTGCAGCAGACGGGCCGGCAGGATTTGCCCAGGTGCGCAGCGACGTTCTGGACAACAGGCCTGCTTTGCTTATGATAGTTGGCTATATGGCCCATATGTGGGAGATGTTTGGTATGCGGGGCTGGATTGTGGCCTTCTTTACCGCCGCACTGATGGCAAGGGAGACAGCTTTGTCTCAAGCCACGAGTTTTGGAGCTGTTTTGTCTTCTTTGATAATTTTGGCCGGCGCTTTTTCCACTGCCTGGGCCGGAGCCCTTTCCGACCGGTTTGGCCGGGCCAGGACGGTGCAGGTGATAATGCTGGGCAGCGCGGCCTGTTCGCTGATTTTTGGCTGGCTGCGACCCTGGCCGGTATTGTTGTTATTGTTGTTTAGTCTGGGATACGGGTTTCTGGTAACTGCAGAATCATCGGTCCTCTCCACAGCGGTTACAGAATTTGTGCCCTTTCGCTGCCTGGGCAGTGCCATGGCTATTCAATCATTTCTCGGCTGGGCAGCTGCCGGAATTTCGCCGGCGGTGTTCGGATTGGTGCTGGATATGACAAATTCTGCTCAAACTGTGGAGAGAATGGGGTATATACCTAATTGGGGGCCTGCCTTTGCCGTCTTGGGAGTTGGTGCCCTGGCCGGGCCGCTGGCCATGAGTTTTGTAAAAAGGGAAATGGCAAAAGGGAAGGGAGCGATACCATGTTCATCTTTGGATACAGACTGATGGTCTGGATTGGGTTGTTGGCTGCACTGTTTATCTTTGCAGCAGTGGCAGCAGTTTATCTGGGAAGAAGGCACAAATGGCTCTTAAAAGGTCGCTGGCATCACCGTTTGGCGCTGGCAGGAGCTTTTTTTGCCGCAATTCATGTGGTTTTGGCAGTTTTACAGGTTTTTTTTGGTATCTTTGTTTAAAGCTGAGGATAGTGACGGGCTGCTTGCGGAATTATAAAAGAGAGGTGAATCATAATGTCTAAAGAAAACTCAGTTTTTTCCCGGGTTGAAGAGCGGGAAGTTCAGGGAGAAGTTTTTCAGGTTACGCACCGGATTCTGCAGATTCCTCAGGAAGTTTATCTGCAGGTGTTAAAAGAGCATGAAGCACCTTTCAGTGAAATGGCGGCACAGGAATTTGTGGAGCA includes:
- a CDS encoding DUF3179 domain-containing (seleno)protein encodes the protein AACLPASQVLSKENSPYEHYEEDHMHDYYCSAATGIRDPAHKDDRLAAKEVILGVGGDNNAVAYPLSLLRQTKVLHDDVNGEACVAFYAEKSHTATFFSATVAEYTLTFYERSGMFYDYQTGSCWSPLTGGVLHGPLVGKQLQPISVATSFWFAWADHFPETKVYSLPAIN
- a CDS encoding MFS transporter, encoding MAGIIFALFANGFYSALILRCLTGFGLAGTYMPGLKMVTAKFSEAERGRAVGLYVGAFSFGTALSMFLTGALTGAFHWRAAMFITSLGPLFGALLAWRILEPVIPAADGPAGFAQVRSDVLDNRPALLMIVGYMAHMWEMFGMRGWIVAFFTAALMARETALSQATSFGAVLSSLIILAGAFSTAWAGALSDRFGRARTVQVIMLGSAACSLIFGWLRPWPVLLLLLFSLGYGFLVTAESSVLSTAVTEFVPFRCLGSAMAIQSFLGWAAAGISPAVFGLVLDMTNSAQTVERMGYIPNWGPAFAVLGVGALAGPLAMSFVKREMAKGKGAIPCSSLDTD